GCGCCGGCACGGTCGATATCGAGTGTTTCCCGCTGCAGAGCATGGCCGGCGTCAACGAGAGCGACTTGCCGGGGTGGGTGCGGACCCTGCAAAATACCATATATAAGGATAACTACAATGAAAATCATTGAAGATGAACGGGTGCAACAGCGCGCGCGCTTGCTGGCCGGCCTGAACGAGGACCCCCGTGTGGACGAGGCCATCGTTGGCATGGAAAAAGCCCTACGCTGCGGCAACAAGGTGCTGGTGTTCGGCAACGGCGGTTCGGCGACCCAGTCCTCGCATTTTGCCGCCGAGCTGGTCAACAAGTTCTATTTCCGGCGCCGGGCCCTGC
The nucleotide sequence above comes from Candidatus Aminicenantes bacterium. Encoded proteins:
- a CDS encoding SIS domain-containing protein → MKIIEDERVQQRARLLAGLNEDPRVDEAIVGMEKALRCGNKVLVFGNGGSATQSSHFAAELVNKFYFRRRALPALALSSDMANVTSIANDEEFRVVFSRQLEAFAAKGDVALGITTSGRSANVLQALATARKRGLLTIALAGRQ